The genomic region GCTTTTCAGTTCTTGGTGGATCTTTCCCACGGTTTCGTAAAATTCTTCCGTGATGGATCTGACATAGGGCAGAATTTTACGCGCTTCTTCGTATGTCCAGATCTTACGTTCCATTCTACTCCGTTTAAAAACGAACGCCTAGCGAAAGACAGAGTAACGTCATTCTGCTTACAACTCCGTATTTTGCCTGACGGAAGTATGCAGCGTTCGGAAGATCGTCCACATCTGTAGAGAGCTCATTCACTCTCGGAAGAGGATGAAGAACAATGGTCTCTTTTTTAGATGCAAGTATTAATTCTTTGTTCAACTTGAAGGATTCTTTTAATCTTTCGTATTCTCTATGATCCGGAAATCTTTCTTCTTGGATGCGGGTCACATAAGCGACATCACAATCCCAGACTTTCTTGATATCGTCCGATTCCTCGAAAGTGATCGGGAATCCTGCAAGTCCCTTCTTATAAGACTCAGGAAGTGAAAGTTCAGGCGGAGAAATCAGGTACAAGTGAACTTTATAATGGCGGAGAAGATTGATCAAACTATGGATCGTTCTTCCATATTTTAGATCTCCGATAAATGCAAGAGTGAGTCCGTCTAATTTTCCTTTTTCGGAAATGATCGTATAAAGATCGAGTAGTGCTTGAGTTGGATGTTGTCCAGCTCCATCTCCGGCATTGATGACAGGGATCTTGACTGCACCCGCAGCAATTCTAGATGAACCTTCCACAGGATGTCGGATCACTGCGATGTCTGCGTAAGCTTCTACCATTTTCATGGTATCGTATAATGTCTCACCTTTAGAAATGGAAGAAAATTGGAAACCTACTGTGGAGATTACCCTTCCCCCCAATCTTTCCATGGCAGCTTCGAATGAAAGTCGGGTCCTTGTTGAAGCTTCAAAAAAAAGAGAAGCCAGAAGTTTGCCTTCTAAAATTCCAAAGGCCTTATTTTGCTCCACCAGCCTTTCCATCTCACGAGTTCTCTCGACTAAAAAGTCCAGATCCTCTTTGGAGAACTGGTCCGTATCCAGGATATTCTTATGCTCGTACGCCATTTTCTGGACAGATTGATCTGGCCGGACTCGGAGGCAAGAGAATTAAAGGGGGTCAATTTCGAACGGTTTCGTACAGAGAACACTGAGGCTGGGCTCACGCAAAGCCGCAAAGTTTAGAAGAGATTTTCGTAATTTGGAAAACTATATCTTCTTTTCTTAGCGCCTTAGCGTGAAAGACTCTGTGCTCCCTTTTATTAATGGTGCTTAGGTTCCGGCTTTGTTTTAAATCCTAACTTAGCTCTCAAATGACTGAAGACCGAAAGTGTTACAGGAACATAGAGTAAACTTCCGAGAGTTCCGAATCCAAGTCCCCAACCTAATGCCAAAGTCATCGGGATTAATACCGGATCCGATCCTCCCACGCTATACGCAGTAGGAAGAAGTCCCGCAACTGTAGTCAAGGTAGTCAACAAGATCGGACGGAACCTTCTGCGGCTAGCTTCGACTAAGATCTCATCCAGAGGCGCGTTCGAAGATTTACGAATAGAATCGATACAATCCACGAGCACGATAGATGCGTTTACAAGAACTCCCGCAAGTCCGATGATCCCAATCATTGCCAAGAAGCTGAACGCTTTTCCGGACAATACGAATCCTGCTACGATCCCTACGAATCCAAGTGGGATCGTACTCAAGATCAGAAGAGGCCTTACCACATTCTGCAAAGTTAATGCTAGAATGATAAAGATCCCGAGTAAAGCAATGAGTCCTGCTTTTCCGAGAGAGGCCATGGATCTTTGTGTGTCCTTCTCTTCTCCACCAAATACGATGGAAACTCCGGGGTATTGTCTTTCGATCAAAGGTTTAAACTCATCTATCACCTTTTGGTTCGCCTCCCTCGAAGTCATACCTGTTTCGATCTTGATATCCGCGTTTACTGTGACCGCTCTTTCAAAATCCCTATGAGAAAGTAATTCAGGAGAATCCTTCAGATCCATTCTGGAAATTTTTGCAAGGTTTGTGATATTTCCGGCCTTGTTCCTGAGAGGAATACTTTTTACTTCTTCCGGATTTTTCCGGAAGTTCTTATCATACATTACTCTCAGATAAATTTTAGTTTTCCCTTGACGAACGTTACCCGCTCTCTCTCCATCATAGGCTGTTCTTAGCATGTTTGCTGCGGAGAAGGTAGATACTCCCGTAAAACTTTCCAAACCCTCATCCAGCTGGATGTACATCTGTTTGCGTCCGTTCCTATAATCATCTCGGACGGAATGTACACCCTTGATACCTTTTAAGAAAGATTGTAGATCTGCGGAAACTTTTTTGAGAACCTCATAATCCTTTCCGAGTATTCCAATTGTAATGGGTGCACCGATCGGAGGTGCCATCGCCTGTTCTTCCAAATACACATCGGAGAGTCCTGGTGTTTTTCGGATATCATCCTCGATGGAAGCTAATATTTCAGAGGCCTTTCGTACCCTTTTTGATTCTGGAGTCAGATACACTAGGATCACTCCTAAATTTTCTCCGAATCTGGAGAGTGGATCGTTCGGCTCAGACTGTTGCACACCGATCTTGGTAGAATAACTTACCAATTCATCTTTAGGGATTTTCTTCAGAATTTCTTCCATATACTTCATTTTTTCCTTAGTTTGGAATATCCTGGAAGAAGGAGGAAACTCCGCTTTAATTAAGAAGATCTCAATATCTTCCTTCGGAAAAAGAATAAAGTCCATCTGGGACATGACTCCGCAGGAACCCATTACAATAAATATGATCGCGAAGAAAGATTTGTTCCGATTTCGGATCATAAAAGCCACGAAATCGGTAAATCTTTCCTCCATTCTTGCGAAGAATGTATCTAAAGATTTTCTGAAATTAGAAGTTTTCTTCAGTTCATCCGGAGTTTTTGCAAATGCTGCAATTCTCGCGGGAAGAAATAAGAACGACTCGATCAAGCTCGCAGTTAATGCAATGATCACAACGAGTGGGATCTGCCAGATAAATTTTCCCATGATCCCGGCCATAAATAACATCGGAAGGAATGCTGCTACAGTAGTGAGATAAGATCCAAAGATCGGCACTAACATCTCAGTGGTTCCTTTCAAGGCAGCGGACGTTTTGTCCATCTTCTCGCCTAGGTAGGTATAAATATTTTCCGAAATTACAATGGAATTATCCACGAGCATCCCGAGTGAGATGATAAGTCCCATCATGGAGATCATGTTAAAAGATACATCGAAGAAAGGAAGTGCTGCAAATGTCATTAGCATCGAGAGAGGCAATGACATGGAAGTCAAGGTCGCAGTTCTGAAATCTAAGAACAAAAACAAAATCCCAAAAACGATCAAAAATCCGATGAGCGCATTCGAAGAAACCACATTCAATCTATTCTTGGTCCTTTTCGCTTCATCGTTTAATTTGAATGTTTTAATTCCTTCAGGATAAATTTTTTCCAGTTCCTTTAATCTAACTTGGACATTGTCTGCGACTTCAATCGCATCCGCTCTTTCTTTTTTGATCACAGAAAGGATCAAGCCTTGTTGTCCATTCGCGATCGCAAGAAATCTTGGGTATTCGAAAGTATCTTCTACCCTTGCTAAATTTCCGATACGAACAGTTGAGAATATGTCATTCGTCCTAACTGGGATCTTTCCAATTTCCGAAGGCTGTTTAAATTCTCCGTCAATCCTCAAATCGAATGCATCTTCTGAATCTACGGAACCTGCAGGTAAATTGATATTTCTAGTCCGGATCGTTCTTGTGATATCGGAAAGATCCAATTGGTATTGTTTCAACCTGTCCGCATTTACAAGAATATGCCACTCTCTATCACGTTTTCCGAATACGTCTACTCTGGCTACTCCTGGGATCTTCTCCAGTTCCAGTTCTATAAATTCAGCGATTGTATGAAGCTCAATCTCGTCCGTACCACCATAAACAGAGAAGTCCATGATCGGAAAGGAACCTGATTTTCTTTCCGTAATTTTAGGTTTTTCGGTTACCTGAGGAGGAAAATCGGAGATTGCATTGTCTACTGCTCTTCGGATCTCATCCAAAACTTTTTCAGGATCCGTCTCTTCTAAGCTTACACGTACGTCTATATCGGAAACAGAGTTACGAGAGAAGGAACGGATCTCATCTATACCGTCTATCTCTTTGATCTTTTCCTCAATAGGATACGTTACCCGTAATTCCACATCCGCAGGAGAAGCTCCCGGGAATTTTGTGGTGATCACGAGCTGCTTCATATCCACATTTGGAAAAGCGTCTCTGCGCAAACCGCAAAGGGACATTCCCCCCGCAGCAACAATGAATATGACTCCCAAATACATGAAGAGTCTATTGTGAATGAAAGATTGTATTATTGTTCTCATATGTTTTCTTTTTATTTAGAAATTTTTCCATCCAAAGGTTCTAAGAGCCCGCCCCATTGGCTCCACGCTTGTTTTATAAAACTTTTGTCCCAGGTTTCTCCGCAAACCTCCATCTGTTTAGGTAATCGATCCCAAGAACATCCTGGGAATCGGTGATGAATCCTATGATAATTAAAATGTAAAAAGAACGTACTTACCGTTTTCGGCAGAGTTAAATTAAAGGCGGAATTCTTATCATCAATTTCTTTCCCGTAATGATACGCATTATCGAAAAATGATATAAAGAAGGACCTGCTCAGAAGTAGGAATACCAACAAAGGCCAATTACTTCCAAACAACCAGAAAGAAGGAATGTAAATTGCCAAGATCCAAAAAATATCCTTTCTTAATTCTTCCAAAATTTCAGGACGATAGATCCACTTAAAAAAACCTTCTTCTATCGGGTACTCGATGAAACGGTCTACGATACGTTTTGTCCAACGAGAAGGCAGCGAAAGTAGGAGCCCTGTCCCTACTTCAAAAATGTACGTCGCCACAGTAATTCTGAAATAATAGTTTAGACTTTGGAACCATCTTGGTTTCCAAGATTTGTGATCATAAAATTCTATCCGATCACCAGGTTCTCTATTGAACTTATGGTGCATCAGATGACTACATTTCAGAACTGAATAAGGAGCCCCGAACACGATACAAAGAAACCTTCCCCAAAAATGATTCTGTTTTCTTTCGTTCGAAAAATTCCCATGGATACTTTCATGGATCAGATTCCAAAAAGTATAGGATACCGGTCCCAAGGCCGCAGCAAAAACCCAAGCGGCCCAATAAGGAAAACCACCCAATAAGAGTCCCAATGGCAACAAAAAATGGAAGCTTATAAATAATAATAGGATCACGAGCGAAAGTATTCTATTTTTCGCAAATGGTAGATCTCTGATTTGGATAGAAGCTTCCATTTAGGATAGAACGGATGAGAGGGGAATTTTCTGCAAGCAACCTGTTGAACTAAGACGTGGCGACATCGGTCGGTTTGAAAAAAAAGGTTCGATCTTATTCAACCGGGAAGTATAGAAATAAATTGATTCTGTTTATTCTTTGGAAAAAAATCGGCTCCAAAAATGTTACAAGAGGTCCAAAACAACAATATGAGTTTAATATTCCATTCTACGACTCTCTTACTCGCAATTTCATTTTTCTATTGTTTTCCACTGGATCCAGAAAGAGTAAAGTCCCCCAGTTATAGAGAAGGTAGATATCATAATTTAGATCCGGACGAAGAATTGCAGGGAAAGTCTCCTTTAGCGATCCTACGTTGGAAACTCTTGGGACCTAAAGATCCTCCTGCAGTAGAAGGACTTACCGAAGAACTTCCTATAGTGCTCGAAAGAAACTCTAAGGACCTAGTCGCTCCCGAAGGAAAAGTCAGAGTGGTATGGTTCGGACATGCCACAGTTTGGATCTCTTCTACCTTTAAAGGGAAAACAGTAAATGTTCTGACGGATCCTATCTTTGAAGCTCCAATCCTAGTAAATAGGCTAGTCAAACTTCCTATCCCAAAAGAGGATCTTCCTCTAGTGGACTTTGTGGTAGTAAGTCATGCTCATAGAGACCATCTCGACCGGGATACATTGAGATATTTGAGAAGTAAAAATCCGAACTTACAGATACTTCTTCCCTCTGGAATGAAATCATTTTCGGAAGAAGAAAATTTAGGATCTACTGTTTCCCAAGAGTTGGGCCAGGTTAGCACAAAAGAATCCGTAAAAATCACATTTCTTCCTGCACACCACTGGAGTAGAATGGGGTTCACTGACACGAACCAATACTTTTGGGGAAGTTATTCCTTAGAAGCGCAGGGAAAGATCATCTACTTTGCGGGAGATACTGGATATTCTTCTCATTTTAAGAATATCTCGGAACGTCTGGGAAAACCGGTGGATCTTGCACTTCTTCCTATCGGGGCTTATAAACCAAGATGGTTTATGAAATACGCGCATATCGGACCGGAGGAAGCGTTGGTTGCGACCAAGGATCTGAATGCAAAGTCATTTGCACCGATCCATTGGGGGACATTTCCTTTAGGAGATGATCTACCAAAGGAGCCTATGTTGGACCTCAAACAAAGACTTACCTTCCCTTCTTCTCCCGATACAAAAGGACTCTATCCTACTTCGGATGGAATTTCCTGGGGAAGTAAAGACGGGGTCAAAATTGTACCTTGGACTATAGGCAGCGGCATAGACTTGGAATGATTTGGAAATTTATATCGTAAGAAAAAACATAGCCTCCCGGAACTATTCCTGAATTCTGGCATAGAACTGTGTCCCGGAGGCTTTCCGTCCAAAATGAGATCCGAAACTAAATCGTCGTCATTCCTTCATTATATTATCTTAATACTACTAACCTTCTCCACTTCTCTATTTGCTGTAGGAGGAGAAGCACCTTTTAGCTTGGCCCAGGCAAAAACGGACTCTCAACCGGAACGATCAAAAAAAGAAGAAAGAAGAGTGGACCAAAGAAAAGGTCGCTGGTCCTTCCAATGGGGATATAACAGAGATTCTTATACTCAAAGTGATATCAACTTTAAGGGACCTGGATATCATTTTACATTAAAAGATGTGGTTGCCAGGGACAAACCGGAACAATTTTCCACAGACGTATATCTGAATCCCTCACTTTGGGAAATTCCACAGTACAATTTTAAACTTACTTACTATCTAACGGACAATCTGTTCATCGCATTCGGACAAGATCATATGAAATATGTAATGTCCAGAGGACAGGCTGCAAACATAAGCGGATACATAGATCCTAACGCAATAGAATGGGCAAGACTTCATACTTCTTTCGAATCTGCTCCTTATGCATTATTATTTCCTAATAATATAAATCAGTTCGCAGGATACCATGGAGGAGAAACAATCAATATCACTCCGGATTTCCTGAAATTCGAACATACAGACGGACTCAATTATCTATTTGTAGATGTTGGATACGTGGCACCACTCTGGGTTTCTCCAAATGGAGAGAACGCACTCAGCTTAGTTGGTTCAGTCGGAGGTGGTCCGGTAGTTTGTAGAAGTGATGTAAGACTTTTTGGAGAAGGTCATAATAATCGATTCCATCTTTCCGGATACGGAGTCTCCGGATATTCCGCACTTAGGATCGACTTGTTCAAATCCTTCTTCTTTGAATTCGGAGCAAAAGGTGGATATATAGATCTAACAAGTATCTACACAAACGGAAAATCCAAAGACCGCGCCACACAGAATTTCGGATTTGTGGAAATGATTGCCTCCGCAGGCATCACTTTTTAAACTTTCCCGACATGATCTCAGGACTACAAGGTTCTATCCGAAAACTAGAAGTAGGCTCCGTGCACTTAGATGTTCACGGAGTAACTTATGAAATCGTAATTTCATTCAAGACCTATTGGGAACTGAAAGAATTCCAAACTTCCGCAAAAGAAGTCCGACTTCATATCCATCACTCCATCACCGAAAGAGGACAAAAGCTTTTCGGATTCTTACAAGAAAGAGATAAAGAATTTTTTAAAGTAATGAAAGGCTTGCACGGAATCGGAGAAATGACCGCGCTCAAAGTATTATCCTTCTTCAGTCCCTGGGAATTGCATAAGATCGCTTCTTCCGGAGAAGCAAAGGACTTGGAAAAAATTCCGAAGGTCAGAGCCAAGACTTCCGAGAAAATATTTTTCGAAGTAAAACAAAACCTGAAAAAACTGGAGCTATTTTTAGAAGCAGGGCCGGAAGATCCATCTATCCCGCAAACTTCCAAAGAAAAACTTCCTTCTCCTGAAGATCGTTTTAAAGAAACAGCAGTGCAAGCACTCGTTCAATTGGGTTTCGAAGACAAGTCTGCTCTCAAGGAAGTGGAGAAGGTCCTTAAAAAACAAAACTTCACGGATACAGGAGAACTGATCCGAGAAATATTAAAGAATCTTTAAGTAGATCGCGCGGGGGAATCATTCCTATGTTGGAATTCCAACATCGCGCGCATTTAAAAAAATCGCGCGGAATCAATATTCCGCGCCTTCTTTCTCACCTCGCCAAGAACCAATACACGGCCAGACCTAAATAATTCCCTACCGCATAACCGATCAGTCCCGTTAAGATTCCCAAAATCAGCACCCCTTTATTCCCAATCGCCGCAGCAACAGAAGGCACAAACGCAGGACCATAAATGCTGGAAACAGAAGTGATAATCCAAGTATCCACAGGGATCTTAAACAAAATTCCGAAAATCAAATGAAGAAGGATCGCAATCGACATAGTCGCAAGCACGATTAAAAGAACACCGGAAGCACCCTTAACCAAACTTCCGAAATCCGCCAAAAAACCGATGGCAACAGAGAATATTAGAATAAAATAATATCCGACAGGATAAATATCCAAACTTCTTACTTTTTTAGAAAATGATATCCCGATTCCCCACGTAGTAATTCCCAAAAGGATGAAGGGTGCAGAAGCAGTTCCGAAAATTACTTGAGAGATCCCGAGAGAAGCACCAAGTCCCAAAATGGAGAGAACAATTCCTAATAACAAACTTACGACTGGATTTTTAGGGGAAACCTTAGCTTCTGAAACTGCTCCTTCTTCGACCTCCCCTACAACCTCAGGCTTTAGAAAAATAGAATATACTTTTTTGGAAAAACTAAGCAGAAATAAAAGATAAGTCCCGCCAATCAAAAGATCCACCGTGTTCACGAGTGCAATTGTTGCCTTGCCTGCATCCAGCGCCAGACCGATCGCATTTGAATTCGGAGTTCCTCCCGTATATAAGCCAGCAAGCATCCCGCCTATTTTGGAAGATTCAGGATGTAGAGAGCTTAAGAAAAATCCTACGGAAACGGAAGAGATCGCGACAGCAATACAGGAAAGAAAGAAGGAGAATAATGCAAGTCTTGCTTCTTTAATTCCTCGTCCAAAATCGGAAGAAGCAAGTAAGAGCGGGATCGCGATTGGAATAGAAATTTCGGAAACTGATTCTGCAATCTTCTTAGGCAAAAACTCACTTGGGATCAAGTTACCTAATATAATTCCGGAAGCGTAACATAGAACGACGGGACCTAAAAACCCAAGCCATTTGTGCTTCTTGGAAAGACTTCCTGCCAACCATGGAAATCCCAGAATGAATCCTAAAAATAAAACAGAGATTATCCAATGGAATACTTCAGACATTCTTCTCTCCTGATCTTTTTCCGAATGTATCGAAAGATCTCCGGGACTATCCCAAATCCCATCCTCATAAATAACAGATTTAATTCTGCTATATTGAATTTTGCTAAAAATTCAGGCCAATAAACTGGGTCATAGAATCATATATTGATCCTCTCTAAAAGTCGAAAAAATCCTGCAAAATCGGCGATTCCGAACAGTTTATCGCAGCCAAATTCCAGGTTAGGAGTTCCTACCTGAAAAAATTTCCGATTTTGGGCCGACCCTGGTGAAAAAAACTTGTAAGAAATACTTCATATTCAAAGTAATATACTTTAATAATAAACTATTAATTCCTAAATTAATAGAAGGAAGTATTCAAAATGTTAGAAACACTTTTAGCAACCAGCAACGATATCGTCCCACTGGTCTTAAGATTAACCCTCGGGATCGTAATCTTCCCACATGGCGCACAAAAATTATTGGGTTGGTTCGGTGGTTACGGCTTCAAAGGAACCTACGGTTATTTTACTCAAACAGCAGGACTTCCAGGGATCATCGCTTTCTTAATCATCATAGGTGAATCATTCGGTTCCGTAGCGCTGGTCCTCGGACTGCTCACTCGTGTTTCCGCAATCGGTATCGGCATTATCATGCTTGGAGCGGCACTACTCGTTCACAGAGAACATGGATTTTTCATCAACTGGTTCGGAACTCAAAAAGGGGAAGGTTATGAATTCCAAATATTAGCCATCGGACTTGCGATCGCTTTAGCAATCGTAGGTGGCGGAGCTTACTCCTTGGATCTTGCTATCCTTTCTTCACTCTAATCTTATAAATCCTCCCTGCATTATGCCTCCGGAGGATTTTTCATGTACTACCCGCCAGGGATGCGAAGGACTTTAGTCCCGCAGGGACGAGCCCGAAGCAGCCCAGTCCCGCCCCAGGCGGGAGGCGGCCAAAACCCGTTGGACCAAGGTTTGTCTTAGCATTTCAATGCCCTTGTGGGAACTCCTACCGAAAGGGGATGGACAGGATTCTTCCAGGTAAAATCCTTAGAAAAAGCATTCCAAACTGAACTCACATCCAAAAAAACAAGGTTGATTCATGAAAATTCACGAGTACCAGGCCAAGGAAATCCTGAGACGCCATAACGCCAAAGTTCCTTTCGGCGTAGTAATTGATAAAAAAGAAGACGGTGCAAAAGCCCACGAAGAAGTTTCTTCCAAAACGGGAGCTTCTGTTGTAGTCGTAAAAGCCCAAATCCATGCCGGTGGTAGGGGAAAAGGCGGTGGAGTTAAAGTTACCAAAACGAAAGAAGACGCATTAGCAGCTATCGATAAGATCCTGGGCATGCAGCTTATCACTCCTCAAACAGGTCCTGAAGGTAAAAAAGTTTTAAAAGTTTATCTCGAGCAAGGGATCAATATCGCGAAGGAATTTTATTTAAGCGTATTATTAGATCGTGCGATCCGCAAAACAATCATCATGGCTTCGACCGAAGGTGGTATGGAGATCGAAGAAGTTGCTGAAACTCATCCTGAAAAGATCCTAAAGATCGCTATCGATCCAGGTATCGGATTACAACCGAACCAAGCTTCTCAACTCGCTTTCGACCTGGGACTTCCTACTGAATCTCATAAATCTTTCAAAGCTCTTCTTACTTCCGTTTATAATGCTTATATTAAAGAAGATGCATCTTTATTAGAGATCAACCCTTTGATCCTTACAAAAGAGAACGAAATCGTTGCGGGTGACTGTAAGATGGATTTAGATGAGAACGCTCTTTATCGCCATCCTGAAAACGCTGCATTTAGAGACATTTCCGAAGAAGATCCTTTGGAAGTACAAGCCAGCGAATATAATATCAACTATGTTAAGTTAGATGGGAACATCGGCTGTATGGTAAACGGTGCCGGTCTTGCAATGGCAACCATGGACATCGTCAAACTTGCCGGTGCTGAACCTGCAAACTTCCTAGACGTAGGTGGTGGAGCTAACGTTACTACTGTTACCAACGGATTCAAACTGATCTTAGGCGATCCGAACGTGAAAGGGATCTTTGTAAATATCTTCGGAGGTATTGTTCGCTGCGACAGAGTAGCAAACGGGATCATCGAAGCGGCTAAAGCTGTAAATATCCACGTTCCGTTAGTCGTTCGTCTGAAAGGGACCAACGCGGAAGAAGGAAAAAGGATCTTAAACGAATCCGGTCTCAACATCATCGCGGAAGAAGATCTTCGTACCGCGGCCAAAAAAGTGGCGGAAGCCATTAAATAAAAAACATAAGGTTAACTTAATATAACATGGCAGTATTAGTAGATAACAATACGAAAGTCGTAGTACAAGGTATTACCGGAAAAGAAGGTTCTTTCCATGCGCAGCAGATGATCGAATACGGAACCAATGTAGTCGGCGGTGTCACTCCAGGAAAAGGGGGACAAAAAGCGGACTTAGTAGGTAAGGCAGTTCCGGTATTCAACAGTCTAAAAGACGCGATGGAAAAAGAAGGTGCGAATGCATCTATCATTTTCGTTCCGCCTCCATTTGCAGCTGACGCTATCTTAGAGGGAATTTTTAACGAGATCCCTTTAGTGGTATGTATTACTGAAGGAATTCCAACGCACGATATGCTAAAAGTGTATAGCGCTTTAAGAAATTCCAAAACCAGACTGATCGGACCGAATTGTCCTGGGATCATTTCCCCTAAATACAATGTAAAGATGGGGATCATGCCAGGCTTCATTCACCAAGCAGGAAGTATCGGTATTGTTTCTCGTTCCGGAACCTTAACTTACGAATCAGTTGCTCAACTTAGCCAACACGGTTTAGGACAATCCACCGTGATCGGTATCGGTGGAGATCCAGTTCCAGGAATGAATCACACGGAAGCAGTCAGACTTCTGAACGAAGACCCTGAAACTAAAGGGATCGTGATGATCGGAGAGATCGGCGGAACCTCGGAAGAGGAAGCAGCTGCTTACATCAAAGCGAATGTTAAAAAACCTGTAGTAGGATTTATCGCAGGCCAAACTGCACCTCCTGGAAAAAGGATGGGACATGCCGGCGCGATCATCAGTGGAGGAATGGGAACAGCTTCTTCCAAGATGAAAGCTATGCAGGATGCAGGTATTTCAGTTTGCCAATCTATCGCCGAAGTCGGCGAAAAAATGAAAAAAGCATTAGGTTAATCTAATACTTTAGATCGGGAGGAAAGGTTATGAAATTAGAAAAAGGGAATTTTTGGACCAAAACATTGAGCGGGAAGACGATCTCCGTCTTTTTAGTTTCGAGCCTCATCCTCCTTTCAGGTTTTTCCGGAGTATTCTCCCAAGAGAATAGATCCGGAAAAGTTTTGAAGTTAACCACAGAAGAGACAGTGAAAAGAGCTCTCGATAGTAACTTCAAACTACAAAACTTACGATACGAATTGGCAAAATCCGATTCGAGCTACTTAAAAGCCGAATCCCAATATTCTTGGAGATTAGTAGCCGACGGAAGTTTTAGACAAACAGTTCTTCCTTTAAACCAGAACAACGTCTTTACCGGAACAAAAACTTCCG from Leptospira hartskeerlii harbors:
- a CDS encoding MBL fold metallo-hydrolase, with the protein product MSLIFHSTTLLLAISFFYCFPLDPERVKSPSYREGRYHNLDPDEELQGKSPLAILRWKLLGPKDPPAVEGLTEELPIVLERNSKDLVAPEGKVRVVWFGHATVWISSTFKGKTVNVLTDPIFEAPILVNRLVKLPIPKEDLPLVDFVVVSHAHRDHLDRDTLRYLRSKNPNLQILLPSGMKSFSEEENLGSTVSQELGQVSTKESVKITFLPAHHWSRMGFTDTNQYFWGSYSLEAQGKIIYFAGDTGYSSHFKNISERLGKPVDLALLPIGAYKPRWFMKYAHIGPEEALVATKDLNAKSFAPIHWGTFPLGDDLPKEPMLDLKQRLTFPSSPDTKGLYPTSDGISWGSKDGVKIVPWTIGSGIDLE
- the pyrB gene encoding aspartate carbamoyltransferase; translated protein: MAYEHKNILDTDQFSKEDLDFLVERTREMERLVEQNKAFGILEGKLLASLFFEASTRTRLSFEAAMERLGGRVISTVGFQFSSISKGETLYDTMKMVEAYADIAVIRHPVEGSSRIAAGAVKIPVINAGDGAGQHPTQALLDLYTIISEKGKLDGLTLAFIGDLKYGRTIHSLINLLRHYKVHLYLISPPELSLPESYKKGLAGFPITFEESDDIKKVWDCDVAYVTRIQEERFPDHREYERLKESFKLNKELILASKKETIVLHPLPRVNELSTDVDDLPNAAYFRQAKYGVVSRMTLLCLSLGVRF
- a CDS encoding efflux RND transporter permease subunit — encoded protein: MRTIIQSFIHNRLFMYLGVIFIVAAGGMSLCGLRRDAFPNVDMKQLVITTKFPGASPADVELRVTYPIEEKIKEIDGIDEIRSFSRNSVSDIDVRVSLEETDPEKVLDEIRRAVDNAISDFPPQVTEKPKITERKSGSFPIMDFSVYGGTDEIELHTIAEFIELELEKIPGVARVDVFGKRDREWHILVNADRLKQYQLDLSDITRTIRTRNINLPAGSVDSEDAFDLRIDGEFKQPSEIGKIPVRTNDIFSTVRIGNLARVEDTFEYPRFLAIANGQQGLILSVIKKERADAIEVADNVQVRLKELEKIYPEGIKTFKLNDEAKRTKNRLNVVSSNALIGFLIVFGILFLFLDFRTATLTSMSLPLSMLMTFAALPFFDVSFNMISMMGLIISLGMLVDNSIVISENIYTYLGEKMDKTSAALKGTTEMLVPIFGSYLTTVAAFLPMLFMAGIMGKFIWQIPLVVIIALTASLIESFLFLPARIAAFAKTPDELKKTSNFRKSLDTFFARMEERFTDFVAFMIRNRNKSFFAIIFIVMGSCGVMSQMDFILFPKEDIEIFLIKAEFPPSSRIFQTKEKMKYMEEILKKIPKDELVSYSTKIGVQQSEPNDPLSRFGENLGVILVYLTPESKRVRKASEILASIEDDIRKTPGLSDVYLEEQAMAPPIGAPITIGILGKDYEVLKKVSADLQSFLKGIKGVHSVRDDYRNGRKQMYIQLDEGLESFTGVSTFSAANMLRTAYDGERAGNVRQGKTKIYLRVMYDKNFRKNPEEVKSIPLRNKAGNITNLAKISRMDLKDSPELLSHRDFERAVTVNADIKIETGMTSREANQKVIDEFKPLIERQYPGVSIVFGGEEKDTQRSMASLGKAGLIALLGIFIILALTLQNVVRPLLILSTIPLGFVGIVAGFVLSGKAFSFLAMIGIIGLAGVLVNASIVLVDCIDSIRKSSNAPLDEILVEASRRRFRPILLTTLTTVAGLLPTAYSVGGSDPVLIPMTLALGWGLGFGTLGSLLYVPVTLSVFSHLRAKLGFKTKPEPKHH
- a CDS encoding DUF819 family protein is translated as MSEVFHWIISVLFLGFILGFPWLAGSLSKKHKWLGFLGPVVLCYASGIILGNLIPSEFLPKKIAESVSEISIPIAIPLLLASSDFGRGIKEARLALFSFFLSCIAVAISSVSVGFFLSSLHPESSKIGGMLAGLYTGGTPNSNAIGLALDAGKATIALVNTVDLLIGGTYLLFLLSFSKKVYSIFLKPEVVGEVEEGAVSEAKVSPKNPVVSLLLGIVLSILGLGASLGISQVIFGTASAPFILLGITTWGIGISFSKKVRSLDIYPVGYYFILIFSVAIGFLADFGSLVKGASGVLLIVLATMSIAILLHLIFGILFKIPVDTWIITSVSSIYGPAFVPSVAAAIGNKGVLILGILTGLIGYAVGNYLGLAVYWFLAR
- a CDS encoding fatty acid desaturase family protein — encoded protein: MEASIQIRDLPFAKNRILSLVILLLFISFHFLLPLGLLLGGFPYWAAWVFAAALGPVSYTFWNLIHESIHGNFSNERKQNHFWGRFLCIVFGAPYSVLKCSHLMHHKFNREPGDRIEFYDHKSWKPRWFQSLNYYFRITVATYIFEVGTGLLLSLPSRWTKRIVDRFIEYPIEEGFFKWIYRPEILEELRKDIFWILAIYIPSFWLFGSNWPLLVFLLLSRSFFISFFDNAYHYGKEIDDKNSAFNLTLPKTVSTFFLHFNYHRIHHRFPGCSWDRLPKQMEVCGETWDKSFIKQAWSQWGGLLEPLDGKISK
- the ruvA gene encoding Holliday junction branch migration protein RuvA codes for the protein MISGLQGSIRKLEVGSVHLDVHGVTYEIVISFKTYWELKEFQTSAKEVRLHIHHSITERGQKLFGFLQERDKEFFKVMKGLHGIGEMTALKVLSFFSPWELHKIASSGEAKDLEKIPKVRAKTSEKIFFEVKQNLKKLELFLEAGPEDPSIPQTSKEKLPSPEDRFKETAVQALVQLGFEDKSALKEVEKVLKKQNFTDTGELIREILKNL